One window of Burkholderia thailandensis E264 genomic DNA carries:
- a CDS encoding LysR family transcriptional regulator translates to MDTLVSMNVFRYVVEVGSFVGAAERMEMSAAMASKHVMHLEHQLGARLLHRTTRRVAPTEAGREYYERLVQALTELDEAGQAVGAASVVPQGRLRVTSLSAFGLRHVMDAVTSYAQRYADVTVEITLSDRVVELIDEGYDVAVRAAPAGMKSSSLVARQIATAHILLVASPDYLAKHGTPTTIADLQHHSFIRREPNETLLDAAISDVAAASRVPLSGNVIVNHLEGLRVAVLDGAGIALLGTEVVGEDIESGRLVPLLLDALPPRELPIYAVYASRRHVSAKVRSFVDFLADRFAGQSLCPSIDERLRQFAMPRMKRLG, encoded by the coding sequence ATGGATACCCTCGTCAGCATGAATGTGTTCCGCTATGTCGTCGAAGTCGGCAGCTTCGTCGGCGCGGCCGAGCGCATGGAGATGTCGGCTGCGATGGCGAGCAAGCATGTGATGCATCTCGAGCATCAGCTCGGCGCGCGTCTCTTGCATCGCACGACGCGCCGCGTCGCGCCGACGGAGGCGGGACGCGAATACTACGAGCGGCTCGTGCAGGCGCTCACCGAACTCGACGAGGCCGGGCAGGCGGTGGGCGCCGCGAGCGTCGTGCCACAAGGGCGGCTGCGCGTGACGTCGCTGTCCGCGTTCGGGCTGCGGCACGTGATGGACGCGGTGACGTCGTACGCGCAGCGCTACGCCGACGTGACGGTCGAGATCACGCTGTCCGACCGCGTCGTCGAGCTGATCGACGAAGGCTACGACGTCGCGGTGCGCGCGGCGCCCGCCGGCATGAAGTCGTCGTCGCTCGTCGCGCGGCAGATCGCGACCGCGCACATCCTGCTCGTCGCTTCGCCCGACTATCTCGCGAAGCACGGCACGCCGACGACGATCGCCGATCTTCAGCATCACAGCTTCATTCGCCGCGAGCCGAACGAGACGCTGCTCGACGCGGCGATCTCCGACGTCGCGGCCGCCTCGCGCGTGCCGCTGTCGGGCAACGTGATCGTCAATCATCTCGAAGGGCTGCGCGTCGCGGTGCTGGACGGCGCGGGCATCGCGCTCCTCGGCACCGAAGTGGTGGGCGAGGACATCGAGTCCGGCCGTCTCGTGCCGTTGCTGCTCGATGCGCTGCCGCCGCGCGAGCTGCCGATCTACGCGGTGTACGCGAGCCGCCGGCACGTATCGGCGAAGGTGCGCTCGTTCGTCGATTTCCTCGCCGATCGCTTCGCCGGCCAGTCGCTGTGCCCGTCGATCGACGAGCGGTTGCGGCAGTTCGCGATGCCGCGGATGAAGCGGCTCGGATGA
- a CDS encoding DUF2905 domain-containing protein: MLRWLLTTFIAVMVLTRAWPWLSRLGVGRLPGDVTLKLGSRVYPFPFMSTLVIMGIVSVIARLW; this comes from the coding sequence ATGCTGCGCTGGCTGCTCACCACGTTCATCGCCGTGATGGTGCTCACGCGCGCGTGGCCGTGGCTGTCGAGGCTCGGCGTCGGGCGGCTGCCGGGCGACGTGACGCTCAAGCTCGGCTCGCGCGTCTATCCGTTCCCGTTCATGTCGACGCTCGTGATCATGGGCATCGTGTCGGTGATCGCGCGGCTCTGGTGA
- a CDS encoding LacI family DNA-binding transcriptional regulator, with the protein MGTTIRDVAQAANVSIGTVSRALKNQPGLSEATRARIVEIAHRMNYDPTQLRPRIKRLTFLLHRQHNNFATTPFFSHVLHGVEDACRERGIVPSLLTTGPTDDVIRQMRPHAPDAIAVAGFMEPETLEALAATGRPLVLIDIRAPGLRSINVDNAGGAALAMHHLFASGRRRIAFIGGSLAHYSIAQRALGYRRAFFDAGMLFDPSLELSIDTSLGPDAGAAHAMRQLLDAGGPLPDAVFAYNDAAALAAMRVCVERGVRVPEDIAFVGFDDIPAAAHAAPPLTTLAIDKEALGRQGVELLLADSPAQAELSLPVQLVARASSAGAAHAPRALTSVLGS; encoded by the coding sequence ATGGGCACCACCATTCGCGACGTTGCGCAAGCGGCCAACGTGTCGATCGGCACCGTGTCGCGCGCGCTCAAGAATCAGCCCGGCCTGTCCGAGGCGACGCGCGCGCGCATCGTCGAGATCGCGCATCGGATGAACTACGATCCGACGCAACTGCGCCCGCGGATCAAGCGGCTCACGTTCCTGCTGCATCGCCAGCACAACAACTTCGCGACGACGCCGTTCTTCTCCCACGTGCTGCACGGCGTGGAAGATGCATGCCGCGAGCGCGGCATCGTGCCGTCGCTGCTGACGACGGGCCCGACCGACGACGTGATCCGCCAGATGCGTCCGCACGCGCCCGACGCGATCGCGGTCGCGGGTTTCATGGAGCCGGAGACGCTCGAGGCGCTCGCCGCGACGGGCCGGCCGCTCGTGCTCATCGACATCCGCGCGCCCGGACTGCGCTCGATCAACGTCGACAACGCGGGCGGCGCGGCGCTCGCGATGCATCACCTGTTCGCATCGGGCCGCCGGCGCATCGCGTTCATCGGCGGCTCGCTCGCGCACTACAGCATCGCGCAGCGCGCGCTCGGCTATCGCCGTGCGTTCTTCGACGCGGGCATGCTGTTCGATCCGTCGCTCGAGCTGTCGATCGACACGAGCCTCGGCCCCGACGCCGGCGCGGCGCACGCGATGCGGCAACTGCTCGACGCGGGCGGCCCGCTGCCCGACGCAGTGTTCGCGTACAACGATGCGGCCGCACTCGCCGCGATGCGCGTGTGCGTCGAGCGCGGCGTGCGCGTGCCCGAGGACATCGCATTCGTCGGCTTCGACGACATCCCGGCCGCCGCGCACGCGGCCCCGCCCCTCACGACGCTCGCGATCGACAAGGAAGCGCTCGGCCGGCAAGGCGTCGAGCTGCTGCTCGCCGATTCGCCCGCGCAAGCCGAACTCAGCCTCCCCGTGCAGCTCGTCGCGCGGGCCAGCAGCGCAGGCGCCGCACACGCGCCGCGCGCCCTCACCTCGGTACTCGGATCATGA
- a CDS encoding carbohydrate kinase family protein, producing the protein MSAGFPQFVSAGDILTDMVRTGGAHWTSRPGGAGWNVARAVARLGAPSACAGAVGRDCFSDALWRESEAAGLDLRFLQRVDRAPLLAIVHETQPPAYFFIGENSADLAFDPKRLPDGWREHVKWAHFGCISLVREPLASTLVALAAELREAGVKISFDPNYRNLMTDSYRPTLAKMAELADLIKVSDEDLRHLFAGEDEASATARLRALNPQAALLVTRGPDTATLYAHGATLDAQPPRIEVADTVGAGDATIGGLLFSLMTVPARGWREHLAFALAAGAAACRHTGAHAPTLDEVVALVAA; encoded by the coding sequence ATGAGCGCAGGATTTCCGCAATTCGTGTCGGCGGGCGACATCCTCACCGACATGGTCCGCACGGGCGGCGCGCACTGGACGTCGCGCCCGGGCGGCGCGGGCTGGAACGTCGCGCGCGCGGTCGCACGGCTCGGCGCGCCGAGCGCGTGCGCGGGCGCGGTGGGCCGCGACTGCTTCTCCGACGCGCTGTGGCGCGAAAGCGAGGCAGCCGGCCTCGATCTGCGCTTCCTGCAGCGCGTCGATCGCGCGCCGCTCCTCGCGATCGTCCACGAGACCCAGCCGCCCGCATATTTCTTCATCGGCGAAAACAGCGCCGATCTCGCGTTCGATCCGAAACGGCTGCCCGACGGCTGGCGCGAACACGTGAAGTGGGCGCATTTCGGCTGCATCAGCCTCGTGCGCGAACCGCTCGCCTCGACGCTCGTCGCGCTCGCCGCCGAACTGCGCGAAGCAGGCGTGAAAATCAGCTTCGACCCGAACTACCGGAACCTGATGACGGACAGCTACCGGCCGACGCTCGCGAAGATGGCCGAGCTCGCCGATCTGATCAAGGTGTCCGACGAAGATCTGCGCCACCTGTTCGCGGGCGAAGACGAAGCGAGCGCGACCGCGCGGCTGCGCGCGCTCAATCCGCAAGCGGCGCTGCTCGTCACGCGCGGGCCCGACACGGCGACGCTCTACGCGCACGGCGCGACGCTCGACGCGCAGCCGCCGCGCATCGAGGTCGCCGATACGGTCGGCGCGGGCGACGCGACGATCGGCGGCCTGCTGTTCAGCCTGATGACCGTGCCGGCGCGCGGCTGGCGCGAGCATCTGGCGTTCGCGCTCGCGGCGGGCGCGGCGGCGTGCCGGCACACGGGCGCGCACGCGCCGACGCTCGACGAGGTCGTCGCGCTCGTCGCGGCGTGA
- a CDS encoding porin: MKSSVSRALQTTFACAAVAALAAGAPSVRAQSSVQLYGQVDEWIGAQKFPGGQRAWGVQGGGMSTSYWGLRGTEDLGGGYQAIFTLEDFFRAQNGHYGRFDGDTFFGRNAYVGLATPYGTVRAGRLTTQLFVSTILFNPFVDSYVFSPMVYHVFLGLGTFPTYTTDQGVVGDSGWNNAIDYTSPSFGGFNAAAMYAFGNTAGDNRSKKWSGQLNYSNGPFAATAVYQYVNFNGGPGDLGALVSGMKSQGVAQVGLSYDFKLAKIYAQYMYTNNERNAGNWHVNTVQGGVAVPLGPGSALASYAYSRDSGGLDQTRRTWALGYDYPLSKRTDLYAAYMNDRYSGMSSGDTFGAGIRAKF, from the coding sequence ATGAAGTCATCCGTCAGCCGCGCGCTGCAAACCACTTTCGCGTGCGCCGCCGTCGCGGCGCTGGCCGCGGGCGCGCCGAGCGTTCGCGCGCAATCGAGCGTTCAGCTCTACGGGCAAGTCGACGAATGGATCGGCGCGCAGAAATTTCCGGGCGGGCAGCGCGCGTGGGGCGTGCAGGGCGGCGGGATGTCGACGTCGTACTGGGGGCTGCGCGGCACGGAGGATCTCGGCGGCGGCTATCAGGCGATCTTCACGCTGGAGGATTTCTTCCGCGCGCAGAACGGCCATTACGGCCGCTTCGACGGCGACACGTTCTTCGGCCGCAACGCCTATGTCGGACTCGCGACGCCGTACGGCACGGTGCGCGCCGGGCGTCTGACGACGCAGCTCTTCGTCTCGACGATCCTCTTCAATCCGTTCGTCGATTCGTACGTGTTCTCGCCGATGGTGTACCACGTGTTCCTCGGCCTCGGCACGTTCCCGACGTATACGACCGATCAGGGCGTGGTCGGCGATTCGGGCTGGAACAACGCGATCGACTACACGAGCCCGAGCTTCGGCGGCTTCAACGCGGCCGCGATGTACGCGTTCGGCAATACGGCGGGCGACAACCGCTCGAAGAAGTGGAGCGGCCAGCTGAACTATTCGAACGGCCCGTTCGCGGCGACGGCGGTCTATCAATACGTGAACTTCAACGGCGGCCCGGGCGATCTCGGCGCGCTCGTGTCGGGGATGAAGAGCCAGGGCGTCGCGCAGGTCGGCCTGTCGTACGACTTCAAGCTTGCGAAGATCTACGCGCAATACATGTATACGAACAACGAGCGCAACGCCGGCAACTGGCACGTGAACACCGTGCAAGGCGGCGTGGCGGTGCCGCTCGGGCCGGGCAGCGCGCTCGCGTCGTACGCGTATTCGCGTGATTCGGGCGGGCTCGATCAGACGCGTCGCACGTGGGCGCTCGGCTACGACTACCCGCTGTCGAAGCGCACCGACCTGTACGCGGCGTACATGAACGATCGCTACTCGGGCATGTCGAGCGGCGACACGTTCGGCGCGGGAATTCGTGCGAAGTTCTAA
- a CDS encoding AGE family epimerase/isomerase, which produces MTTSATPAPRPAPNAPPAAAPYVASFRDPQFLVAHVEDTLRFYAPHAFDPSGGFYHFFRDDGSVYERATRHLVSSCRFVFNYAMAYRHFGDARHLEYVRHGLRFLRDAHWDAEHEGYDWEIEWRDGEKRSTRDGTRHCYGLAFVLLAAAHAVMAGVEEARPLIAHTFDLMEHRFWDRAAGLYADDATPNWTVSSYRGQNANMHATEALLAAYEATGHLTYLDRAEKIATNIVQRQAALSRGLVWEHFHADWSIDWEYNKEDSSNIFRPWGFQPGHQTEWAKLLLILERHRPLDWLAPRAIELFDAAFSHAWDSDHGGLCYGFGPDYTVCDHDKYFWVQAESFAAAALLARRTGSERFWDWYDEIWRYSWAHFVDHRYGAWYRILTCDNRKYSDEKSPAGKTDYHTMGACYEVLHALASTRDGEAPGARTGDGEAAPAARGNGHGGNVVNNGNAGYGKGDGAARRRDGGVR; this is translated from the coding sequence ATGACGACCTCAGCCACGCCCGCCCCCCGTCCGGCGCCCAACGCGCCGCCCGCCGCCGCGCCGTACGTCGCGAGCTTCCGCGACCCGCAGTTCCTCGTCGCGCACGTCGAGGACACGCTGCGCTTCTACGCGCCGCACGCGTTCGACCCGTCGGGCGGCTTCTACCACTTTTTCCGCGACGACGGCAGCGTCTACGAGCGCGCGACGCGCCATCTCGTCAGCAGTTGCCGCTTCGTCTTCAACTACGCGATGGCGTACCGCCACTTCGGCGACGCGCGGCATCTCGAGTACGTGCGCCACGGGCTGCGCTTCCTGCGCGACGCGCACTGGGACGCCGAGCACGAAGGCTATGACTGGGAGATCGAATGGCGCGACGGCGAGAAGCGCTCAACGCGCGACGGCACGCGCCACTGCTACGGGCTCGCGTTCGTGCTGCTCGCGGCCGCGCATGCCGTGATGGCGGGCGTCGAAGAGGCGCGGCCGCTCATCGCGCATACGTTCGACCTGATGGAGCACCGCTTCTGGGATCGCGCGGCGGGCCTCTACGCGGACGACGCGACGCCGAACTGGACCGTGTCGAGCTACCGCGGACAGAACGCGAACATGCACGCGACCGAAGCGCTCCTCGCCGCGTACGAGGCGACGGGCCACCTGACGTATCTCGATCGCGCGGAGAAGATCGCGACGAACATCGTGCAGCGGCAGGCCGCGCTGTCACGGGGGCTCGTGTGGGAGCACTTTCACGCGGACTGGTCGATCGACTGGGAATACAACAAGGAAGACAGCTCGAACATCTTCCGGCCGTGGGGCTTCCAGCCCGGCCACCAGACCGAATGGGCCAAGCTGTTGCTGATTCTCGAGCGCCACCGCCCGCTCGACTGGCTCGCGCCGCGCGCGATCGAGCTGTTCGACGCGGCGTTCTCGCACGCGTGGGACAGCGATCACGGCGGCCTCTGCTACGGTTTCGGCCCGGACTACACGGTGTGCGACCACGACAAGTACTTCTGGGTGCAGGCCGAGAGCTTCGCGGCGGCCGCGCTGCTCGCGCGGCGCACCGGCAGCGAGCGCTTCTGGGACTGGTACGACGAGATCTGGCGCTACAGCTGGGCGCATTTCGTCGATCACCGCTACGGCGCGTGGTACCGAATCCTCACCTGCGACAACCGCAAGTACAGCGACGAGAAGAGCCCGGCCGGCAAGACCGACTATCACACGATGGGCGCGTGCTACGAGGTGCTGCACGCGCTTGCGTCGACGCGCGACGGCGAGGCGCCCGGCGCGCGCACGGGCGACGGCGAGGCCGCGCCCGCAGCGCGCGGCAACGGGCACGGCGGCAACGTCGTGAACAACGGCAACGCCGGCTACGGCAAAGGCGACGGCGCCGCGCGCCGCCGCGACGGAGGAGTGCGATGA
- a CDS encoding NAD(P)H-dependent flavin oxidoreductase, whose translation MALPAVLQNLALPVIASPMFIVSYPELVLAQCKAGIVGSFPALNARPAELLDEWLTQLQSQLAEHKAANPDAVIGPIAVNQIVHQSNVRLEQDIRVCVEHKVPIFITSLRAPAREIVDAVHSYGGIVLHDVINLRHAQKALEAGVDGLILVAAGAGGHAGTTSPFALVGEVRKIFDGPIVLSGSIANGGSILAAQAMGADLAYMGTRFIATQEAHAVDAYKHAILEAKSADIIYTNLFTGVHGNYIRESIVNAGLDPDALPESDKTKMNFGSDKAKAWKDIWGAGQGVGLMDDVPSVAELVARLKREYDDAKARLGIRA comes from the coding sequence ATGGCCCTGCCCGCCGTCCTGCAAAACCTCGCGCTGCCCGTCATCGCGTCGCCGATGTTCATCGTCAGCTATCCGGAGCTCGTGCTCGCGCAATGCAAGGCGGGCATCGTCGGCTCGTTTCCCGCGCTCAACGCGCGCCCGGCCGAATTGCTCGACGAATGGCTCACGCAACTGCAGTCGCAGCTCGCCGAGCACAAGGCCGCGAACCCGGACGCCGTGATCGGGCCGATCGCCGTGAACCAGATCGTCCATCAGTCGAACGTGCGGCTCGAGCAGGACATTCGCGTGTGCGTCGAGCACAAGGTGCCGATCTTCATCACGAGCCTGCGCGCGCCGGCGCGCGAGATCGTCGACGCGGTGCACAGCTACGGCGGCATCGTGCTGCACGACGTGATCAACCTGCGGCACGCGCAGAAGGCGCTCGAAGCGGGCGTCGACGGCCTCATTCTCGTCGCCGCCGGCGCGGGCGGCCATGCGGGCACGACCTCGCCGTTCGCGCTCGTCGGCGAAGTGCGCAAGATCTTCGACGGCCCGATCGTGCTGTCCGGCTCGATCGCGAACGGCGGCTCGATCCTCGCCGCGCAGGCGATGGGCGCCGACCTCGCGTACATGGGCACGCGCTTCATCGCGACGCAGGAAGCGCACGCGGTGGACGCGTACAAGCACGCGATCCTCGAGGCGAAATCGGCCGACATCATCTACACGAATCTCTTCACCGGCGTGCACGGCAACTACATCCGCGAGAGCATCGTGAACGCGGGGCTCGATCCGGACGCGCTGCCCGAATCCGACAAGACGAAGATGAACTTCGGCAGCGACAAGGCGAAGGCGTGGAAGGACATCTGGGGCGCGGGCCAGGGCGTCGGGCTGATGGATGACGTGCCGAGCGTCGCGGAGCTCGTCGCGCGGCTCAAGCGCGAATACGACGACGCGAAGGCGCGCCTCGGCATTCGCGCGTAG
- a CDS encoding bile acid:sodium symporter family protein, whose protein sequence is MARSRFVPDNFTLALVGTVVLASFLPCRGEAAHAFNWATDIAVGLLFFLHGAKLSREAIIAGATHWRLHVVVLLSTFALFPLLGLALKPVLTPLVTPALYAGVLFLCTLPSTVQSSIAFTSIAKGNVPAAVCSASASSLLGIFVTPALVGVMVSTQGTGATASPWSTIGAIVMQLLVPFLAGQLLRPVIGGWIERNRGVLRFVDQGSILLVVYVAFSEAVNEGLWHQIPPMALAGLVVVNVVLLAIALAVTTIVSKRLGFNRADQITIIFCGSKKSLAAGVPMAKVIFAAHAVGAIVLPLMLFHQIQLMTCAALAQRWGARDTSRERQPGAHGGRAIGSGANASAAKR, encoded by the coding sequence ATGGCGCGCTCCCGCTTCGTTCCCGACAACTTCACGCTCGCGCTCGTCGGCACCGTCGTGCTCGCGAGCTTCCTGCCGTGCCGCGGCGAGGCCGCGCACGCGTTCAACTGGGCGACCGACATCGCGGTCGGCCTGCTGTTCTTCCTGCACGGCGCGAAGCTGTCGCGCGAGGCGATCATTGCGGGCGCGACGCACTGGCGGCTGCACGTGGTCGTGCTGCTCAGCACGTTCGCGCTGTTCCCGCTGCTCGGCCTCGCGCTCAAGCCCGTGCTCACGCCGCTCGTCACGCCCGCGCTGTACGCCGGCGTGCTGTTCCTCTGCACGCTGCCGTCCACCGTGCAGTCGTCGATCGCGTTCACGTCGATCGCGAAGGGCAACGTGCCGGCCGCCGTGTGCTCGGCGTCCGCATCGAGCCTGCTCGGCATCTTCGTCACGCCGGCGCTCGTCGGCGTGATGGTGTCGACGCAGGGCACGGGCGCGACGGCGTCGCCTTGGAGCACGATCGGCGCGATCGTCATGCAGTTGCTCGTGCCGTTCCTCGCCGGCCAGTTGCTGCGGCCCGTGATCGGCGGCTGGATCGAGCGCAATCGCGGCGTGCTGCGCTTCGTCGATCAGGGCTCGATCCTGCTCGTCGTCTACGTCGCGTTCAGCGAGGCCGTGAACGAAGGGCTCTGGCACCAGATTCCGCCGATGGCGCTCGCGGGCCTCGTCGTCGTCAACGTCGTGCTGCTCGCGATCGCGCTCGCGGTCACGACGATCGTCAGCAAGCGGCTCGGCTTCAACCGCGCGGACCAGATCACGATCATCTTCTGCGGCTCGAAGAAGAGCCTCGCGGCCGGCGTGCCGATGGCGAAGGTGATCTTCGCCGCGCACGCGGTCGGCGCGATCGTGCTGCCGCTGATGCTGTTCCACCAGATCCAGCTGATGACCTGCGCGGCGCTTGCGCAGCGCTGGGGAGCGCGCGACACGAGCCGCGAGCGGCAGCCGGGCGCGCACGGCGGCCGGGCGATCGGCTCCGGCGCGAACGCGAGCGCGGCGAAACGCTGA
- a CDS encoding methyl-accepting chemotaxis protein has translation MNTTRLTVKTRLRILVAVVVLVLVAVGGIGLAGVARVGDALAHVFEDRAKTLQRISSIDELVTQTRYAVGDAVLDPSAAKTEAVAAASARDAAAIDRLLADFRATPRAGAEREQAERLAADWATLRDKGIRPAVDLLKANNLSEAQWVVTQTLDPVAQRVKGEAAQLRQEQLEAAQRAYDCARGVARLVQWAVAGCVLAGVAAVALLCAAMARALARQLGGEPDYAASVANEIASGNLALDVRAADAASGSVLHAMHAMRARLAATIGTLQRAADAIAHATSDIAHGNHDLSRRTDEHAAGLQQTASSMEQLAATVRTNADHARQASSLALAASAQAEQGDAAARDAIARMEALSVRSQQIRSISSTIEGIAFQTNLLALNAAVEAARAGQAGRGFAVVAQEVRGLAHRSAQAAKEISALIADVTGEVELGADTVQAAGNTIVGMLASVRQVATLVDEISHASDEQRSGIDQVSRAVAQMDEMTQHNALLVQKAASAAGALAGEAAALREAAAIFRTAA, from the coding sequence ATGAACACCACCCGCCTCACCGTCAAAACCCGTCTGCGCATCCTCGTCGCGGTCGTCGTTCTCGTGCTCGTCGCCGTCGGCGGCATCGGCCTCGCCGGTGTCGCGCGCGTCGGCGACGCGCTCGCGCATGTCTTCGAAGATCGCGCGAAGACGCTGCAGCGGATTTCGTCGATCGACGAGCTCGTCACGCAGACGCGCTACGCGGTCGGCGACGCCGTGCTTGATCCGTCCGCCGCCAAGACCGAGGCGGTCGCGGCAGCGTCGGCGCGCGACGCCGCCGCGATCGACCGCCTGCTCGCCGACTTCCGCGCGACGCCGCGCGCCGGCGCCGAGCGCGAGCAGGCCGAACGCCTCGCCGCCGACTGGGCGACGCTGCGCGACAAGGGCATCCGGCCCGCCGTCGATCTGCTGAAGGCGAACAACCTGTCCGAAGCGCAATGGGTCGTCACGCAGACGCTCGATCCCGTCGCGCAACGCGTGAAGGGCGAGGCCGCGCAGTTGCGTCAGGAGCAGCTCGAGGCCGCGCAGCGCGCGTACGATTGCGCGCGCGGCGTCGCGCGGCTCGTCCAGTGGGCGGTCGCGGGCTGCGTGCTCGCGGGCGTCGCGGCCGTCGCGCTCCTGTGCGCGGCGATGGCGCGCGCGCTCGCGCGGCAACTGGGCGGCGAGCCGGACTACGCGGCGAGCGTCGCGAACGAGATCGCGTCCGGCAATCTCGCGCTCGACGTGCGCGCCGCCGACGCCGCGTCCGGCAGCGTGCTGCATGCGATGCACGCGATGCGCGCGCGCCTCGCGGCGACGATCGGCACGCTGCAGCGCGCGGCCGACGCGATCGCGCACGCGACGTCCGACATCGCGCATGGCAACCACGACCTGTCGCGCCGCACCGACGAACACGCGGCCGGCCTGCAGCAGACGGCCAGCAGCATGGAGCAGCTCGCGGCGACGGTGCGCACGAACGCCGATCACGCACGACAGGCGAGTTCGCTCGCGCTCGCCGCATCGGCGCAGGCCGAGCAAGGCGACGCAGCCGCGCGCGACGCGATCGCGCGGATGGAAGCGCTGTCGGTGCGCTCGCAGCAGATCCGCAGCATCTCGTCGACGATCGAGGGCATCGCGTTCCAGACCAACCTGCTCGCGCTGAACGCGGCTGTCGAGGCGGCGCGCGCCGGCCAGGCTGGGCGCGGCTTCGCGGTCGTCGCGCAGGAGGTGCGCGGCCTCGCGCACCGCAGCGCGCAGGCGGCGAAGGAAATCTCGGCGCTGATCGCCGACGTGACGGGCGAAGTCGAGCTCGGCGCGGACACGGTGCAGGCGGCGGGCAACACGATCGTCGGCATGCTCGCGTCGGTGCGGCAGGTCGCGACGCTCGTCGACGAAATCTCGCACGCGTCCGACGAGCAGCGCAGCGGCATCGATCAGGTGAGCCGCGCGGTCGCGCAAATGGACGAGATGACGCAGCACAACGCGCTGCTCGTGCAAAAGGCGGCGAGCGCCGCGGGCGCGCTCGCCGGCGAGGCGGCCGCGCTGCGCGAGGCGGCCGCGATCTTCCGGACCGCGGCATAA